A single region of the Polymorphum gilvum SL003B-26A1 genome encodes:
- a CDS encoding relaxase/mobilization nuclease domain-containing protein, which yields MRFKVPKQQPESFRASALYLAGLVKGLSPDRVEFVERRNLHTDEPRAAAAVMDATARQSARCKQPAYHFIITFDPKDAAAGKVTQEVKRKVADKVIEQMGLTEHQVLVYSHKDTDHPHMHFLVNRIHPSRHVAYDRHQDGRRLTGITMELAKEFGLNVLRNREYDRQLGRDREDQGLLPTDADYWQARRDGRQFRSRFDEEEVTYLRETLYDDFRGARSWDDLGERLAARGITLERKGQGMVLTDGEREAKLSDMGKGVRFHVLEERFGEDFDDYMTRRAAEIARADRQPGEQIDTRDLDDAERRTVAGFIAEEPRADMADFAVRQFDDADMDLRYWSQIEASYRSAAGKVRYAERQQAFNEKQEGRDQTWLAKRSRTLDDILAKIYRDGGKARTLWDALEEKHGILDAERMIEENPFILGAVRGIRMGETRSAARKEAKRYFRYLAERRRKWRDAVNRLEHTRAEIERARRRVAQAVRDYELLREIAGTPEALRDTVLEKIRARARALSHVTERAIQQANLSDERRKQMHRAWRQAKERRLEQERKHERGRPFGLDLNLFDE from the coding sequence ATGCGCTTTAAGGTTCCCAAGCAGCAGCCGGAGAGCTTCCGGGCATCGGCCCTCTACCTCGCCGGGCTGGTGAAGGGGCTGTCCCCCGACCGGGTGGAGTTCGTCGAACGCCGCAACCTCCACACCGACGAGCCGCGCGCCGCCGCGGCTGTGATGGACGCCACCGCCCGGCAATCCGCCCGCTGCAAACAACCCGCCTACCACTTCATCATCACCTTCGACCCGAAGGACGCCGCCGCCGGCAAGGTCACCCAGGAGGTCAAGCGCAAGGTCGCCGACAAGGTCATCGAGCAGATGGGCCTGACCGAACATCAGGTGCTGGTCTATTCCCACAAGGATACCGACCATCCCCACATGCACTTTCTGGTCAACCGCATCCATCCGAGCCGGCATGTCGCCTATGACCGTCATCAGGACGGACGACGCCTGACCGGGATCACGATGGAGCTGGCCAAGGAGTTTGGCCTGAACGTGCTGCGCAACCGGGAATACGACCGGCAGCTCGGCCGTGACCGGGAGGATCAGGGCCTTCTACCGACCGACGCCGACTATTGGCAGGCCCGCCGCGACGGACGGCAGTTCCGGTCGCGCTTTGACGAAGAGGAGGTCACATATCTGCGGGAAACGCTCTATGACGACTTCCGCGGCGCCCGGAGCTGGGACGACTTGGGCGAGCGGTTGGCCGCCCGGGGCATCACCCTGGAGCGCAAGGGGCAAGGGATGGTGCTGACCGACGGCGAGCGGGAAGCCAAGCTCTCCGACATGGGCAAGGGCGTGCGCTTCCATGTGCTGGAGGAACGCTTCGGAGAGGACTTCGACGACTACATGACGCGGCGGGCCGCCGAGATCGCCCGCGCCGATCGGCAACCGGGCGAGCAGATCGACACCCGCGACCTGGACGATGCCGAGCGGCGCACCGTCGCAGGCTTCATCGCCGAGGAGCCGCGCGCCGACATGGCCGATTTTGCCGTCCGCCAGTTCGACGACGCGGATATGGACTTGCGTTACTGGAGCCAGATCGAGGCTTCCTACAGGTCGGCGGCCGGCAAGGTCCGCTACGCGGAGCGCCAGCAAGCTTTCAACGAGAAACAGGAGGGGCGCGACCAGACCTGGTTGGCCAAGCGCAGCCGAACCCTCGACGACATCCTCGCCAAGATCTACCGCGACGGGGGAAAGGCCCGGACACTCTGGGATGCGCTGGAAGAGAAGCATGGCATCCTCGATGCCGAGCGGATGATTGAGGAGAACCCGTTCATCCTCGGGGCCGTGCGCGGCATCCGCATGGGCGAGACCCGCTCCGCCGCACGTAAGGAGGCAAAGCGGTACTTCCGCTACCTGGCGGAACGACGTCGCAAATGGCGCGACGCTGTCAATCGTCTGGAGCACACCCGCGCCGAGATCGAGCGGGCACGACGACGGGTCGCGCAGGCAGTGCGGGACTATGAACTCTTGCGGGAGATTGCCGGCACGCCAGAGGCTTTGCGCGACACCGTGCTCGAAAAGATCAGGGCGCGAGCGCGTGCCCTCTCGCACGTGACCGAACGGGCCATCCAGCAAGCCAATCTGTCAGACGAGCGCCGCAAGCAGATGCACAGGGCGTGGCGGCAGGCCAAGGAACGCCGGCTGGAGCAGGAACGCAAACACGAACGAGGCCGGCCCTTCGGGCTCGACCTCAACCTGTTCGATGAATGA
- a CDS encoding phasin family protein, with protein MTAETATQKAQKAQTIASEPVFPPSGNTADWLKSVTEASTKLYVGCWGKAIDLAADRLQDQAAYLKSLSQCTDPAEALKLNAAFAQQSASCLLEDGPKLFDSFRSSVATIGLAK; from the coding sequence ATGACTGCAGAAACGGCGACACAGAAGGCACAGAAAGCCCAAACAATCGCATCTGAACCGGTATTCCCTCCCTCCGGCAATACTGCTGACTGGCTCAAATCGGTTACCGAGGCGTCGACCAAGCTCTATGTTGGCTGCTGGGGGAAGGCCATCGACCTCGCGGCGGACCGGTTGCAAGATCAGGCGGCTTATCTGAAGTCGCTCTCCCAGTGCACCGATCCTGCCGAGGCCTTAAAGCTCAATGCGGCGTTCGCCCAGCAATCGGCCTCCTGCCTCCTCGAGGATGGACCGAAGCTGTTCGACAGTTTTCGTTCGAGTGTCGCAACAATCGGGCTCGCAAAATAG
- a CDS encoding DUF736 domain-containing protein, translating into MATIGTFTKTDSGFTGTIQTLGLKATKVAITGVEKTNDSAPDFRVKAGTVEIGAAWHRTSKGGNEYISIKLDDPSFVAPIYANLVEQQDKGFALIWSR; encoded by the coding sequence ATGGCAACCATCGGCACCTTCACCAAGACCGACAGCGGCTTCACCGGCACCATCCAGACCCTCGGCCTCAAGGCCACCAAGGTCGCGATCACCGGCGTCGAGAAGACCAACGACTCCGCCCCCGACTTCCGCGTCAAGGCGGGCACCGTCGAGATCGGCGCGGCCTGGCACCGCACCAGCAAGGGCGGCAACGAGTACATCTCGATCAAGCTGGACGACCCAAGCTTCGTCGCCCCGATCTACGCCAACCTGGTCGAGCAGCAGGACAAGGGCTTCGCCCTCATCTGGAGCCGCTGA
- a CDS encoding IS3 family transposase (programmed frameshift), translating into MKRKRFTEEQIITVLREHEAGAKASDLARKHGVSEATLYNWKAKYGGMDVSDAKRLKALEDENAKLKKLLADQMLEASALRELLGKKMVGPAAKREAVAHLQAVMGLSERRACSFVGADRKMIRYQSSRPPEAELRGRLRDLANERRRFGYRRLFILLRREGEPSGINRIYRLYREEGLTVRKRRARRRAVGTRAPILVEARPNARWSLDFVHDQFACGRRFRVLNIVDDVTRECLAAIPDTSISGRRVARELTDLISRRGKPDMIVSDHGTEFTSNAILAWSKDHRVEWHYIAPGKPMQNGYVESFNGRMRDELLNESLFFGIDHARSAIAEWREDFNTARPHSSLGYQTPAAFAEILTATGSDAPLDVGFASPPVAQPAPYGVTETAEALIAAG; encoded by the exons ATGAAGCGGAAGCGGTTTACGGAAGAGCAGATCATCACGGTGCTCCGGGAGCACGAGGCCGGAGCGAAGGCGAGCGATCTGGCTCGCAAGCACGGTGTCAGCGAGGCAACGCTGTATAACTGGAAGGCGAAGTATGGCGGGATGGACGTGTCCGACGCCAAACGTCTGAAGGCTCTGGAAGACGAGAACGCGAAGCTGAAGAAGCTGCTCGCCGACCAGATGCTGGAAGCCTCGGCACTTCGCGAGCTTCTGG GCAAAAAAATGGTAGGGCCCGCCGCCAAGCGCGAAGCCGTCGCGCATCTGCAGGCCGTGATGGGCCTGTCGGAGCGTCGGGCCTGTTCCTTCGTCGGAGCCGATCGCAAGATGATCCGCTACCAGTCGAGCCGTCCGCCGGAGGCCGAACTGCGCGGCAGGCTACGTGACCTTGCCAATGAGCGCCGACGCTTTGGCTATCGGCGGCTGTTCATCCTGCTGCGGCGGGAAGGCGAGCCATCCGGCATCAACCGCATCTATCGGCTCTACCGGGAAGAAGGGCTGACGGTTCGCAAGCGCCGGGCGCGGCGGCGAGCAGTGGGCACACGAGCGCCGATCCTGGTCGAGGCAAGACCGAACGCACGCTGGTCGCTGGACTTCGTGCACGACCAGTTCGCCTGCGGGCGGCGCTTTCGCGTGCTCAACATCGTCGATGACGTGACGCGCGAGTGCCTGGCCGCGATCCCGGACACATCGATCTCCGGTCGTCGGGTGGCACGTGAACTGACCGACCTGATCAGCCGTCGCGGCAAGCCGGACATGATCGTTTCGGACCACGGCACCGAGTTCACCTCGAACGCCATCCTCGCCTGGTCGAAGGATCACCGTGTCGAGTGGCACTACATCGCGCCCGGAAAGCCGATGCAGAACGGCTATGTCGAATCCTTCAACGGCCGGATGCGCGACGAACTGCTGAACGAGAGCCTGTTCTTCGGCATCGACCATGCGCGCAGCGCCATCGCCGAATGGAGGGAAGATTTCAACACCGCGAGGCCGCATTCCTCGCTCGGCTACCAGACCCCGGCGGCTTTCGCCGAGATCCTCACCGCAACCGGCTCCGACGCTCCGCTCGATGTGGGCTTCGCGTCTCCACCGGTTGCTCAACCCGCGCCCTACGGCGTAACAGAAACGGCCGAGGCTCTAATCGCCGCTGGATGA
- a CDS encoding TetR/AcrR family transcriptional regulator translates to MARSTAQAAALKREQILDAAIRRFARLSYEDASLRAIAADVGVDVAHVHRSFGSKEMLLAEAVRATARAERFHANSPDDLVDRLCAVLFADQAMGDKDEVRPIDIIVHSLSSSDASSVLRETILTDFIESVSKTTSPPSTQRAALIAAFILGVGVLRDVLQIKPLVDGKSGAVEDLTTQALKVLAGGDLPARGDEQ, encoded by the coding sequence ATGGCTCGGTCGACAGCGCAGGCTGCGGCGCTGAAGCGCGAGCAGATTCTTGACGCAGCAATCCGCCGGTTCGCGCGGCTGTCCTATGAGGACGCGTCCCTGAGAGCCATCGCTGCCGATGTGGGCGTCGATGTTGCACATGTGCACCGGTCCTTTGGTTCGAAGGAGATGCTTTTGGCCGAAGCCGTCCGCGCAACGGCACGCGCGGAACGTTTCCATGCGAACTCGCCCGACGACCTGGTCGACAGGCTCTGCGCGGTGCTCTTCGCTGATCAGGCGATGGGCGACAAGGACGAGGTTCGCCCGATCGACATCATCGTGCATTCGCTGAGTAGCAGCGACGCCTCCAGCGTTCTGCGGGAGACCATTCTCACCGATTTCATCGAGTCGGTTTCCAAAACGACCAGTCCACCCTCAACGCAGCGCGCCGCGTTGATAGCGGCCTTTATCCTCGGGGTCGGCGTCCTCAGGGATGTCCTGCAGATCAAGCCGCTCGTCGATGGCAAGAGCGGGGCAGTTGAGGACCTCACCACGCAGGCGCTCAAAGTGCTGGCCGGCGGCGATCTGCCGGCTCGGGGAGACGAGCAATGA
- a CDS encoding plasmid mobilization protein, producing MARPSLDPQRRRSETLNLRLSPTEMYDLRRAAAEAGVTLAEYARATLAGRRPKPRPLKDRVMTALLYELSSIATNLSQLQDATGDETFGKWASYVGGDLVERVTDRHELAPLIEDNLEAINGVGHMVNAMARRANMGKELDARDIEETLSVLGRVLEPVHKAVKRSGGTQDREPNLGDGRDAL from the coding sequence ATGGCCAGACCGTCCCTCGATCCCCAGCGCAGGCGCTCCGAGACTCTGAACCTCCGCCTTTCGCCGACGGAGATGTACGACCTCCGGCGGGCTGCCGCCGAGGCTGGCGTGACGCTCGCGGAGTACGCCCGCGCCACCTTGGCGGGGCGGCGGCCGAAGCCCCGGCCGCTCAAGGACCGGGTGATGACGGCGCTGCTGTACGAGCTGTCGTCGATCGCCACGAACCTGTCCCAGCTTCAGGACGCGACGGGCGACGAGACGTTCGGGAAGTGGGCCAGCTATGTCGGTGGGGATCTGGTGGAGCGGGTGACCGACCGCCACGAACTGGCGCCGCTGATCGAGGACAACCTGGAGGCCATCAACGGGGTCGGCCACATGGTCAATGCCATGGCGCGGCGGGCGAACATGGGCAAGGAGCTCGACGCCCGCGACATCGAGGAGACCCTGTCCGTTCTTGGTCGCGTCCTGGAGCCAGTCCACAAGGCCGTGAAGCGCTCCGGAGGCACGCAGGACCGGGAGCCGAACCTGGGCGACGGACGGGATGCGCTTTAA